AAGTTTACTGCAGCCTTAGCCACCATTTCTTGGCGTAAACAACCTTCAAATATCTTTTGGTGAACGTCCGAACCCTCTTGAAGTAGGATGAGGCAGTGTTTGATAGGGTGGTAATAATACAAACCGCTCTTAATGCCATTTACCCGGTGGATATCCAGAAAGCACTCGATGGGATGGCGGCTGCCGGCAGAAGGTACATTTCGAAAAGTAATTTCCATCCGTTCATTACTGCGGAAATCACGCGCCCAACTGCTACAATAGAGTAAAAAGGAAAGCTCCTCCGCACTAAGCGATTCTTCACTAAATTCACGCAAACTACGCCGTTTGGAGATGGCATCCTGTAAGCTGAGTTGGCGAAAATCTAAGGTGCCCACTGCGGGTAAGGCAACCAGTTCACCGCTGCGGGCTTTAATAGCGTCTGGGCGGCTTATTCCAAGCTGTTGATCGCTTTTATCGGCATAAACATATCGAGTAAGCTTTACAAATTCTGGACCTATGTTTTTTGCTTTTGGGCGTTCAGCTTCAATCTCCGCTAAAATAGGTCGCATGGCTTTTTCCATCAATTCCAGCTCCTCTTCACTCATGCCACTTTCCTGGCGGATTTGTTCGTCGGTGTATCCGTGAGTTTTGTAGTACAAATAATCAAAAGTTCTGGCGTCCATTTGCGTCTCCTTTTTATATTAGAGCAAACTTGTAAGCTCTTCTTGTTTGAGGTGTTCTACCACATATTTTACGTCTTCACTGCGATCTTTGGATACAATGAGGAGGGCGTCATCTGTTTCCACAACGCAGATGTTATCCAAGCCTATAACAGCGGTAAATTTGTTGGTTTTAATAAAGTTGTTGCGGGCATCTTTGCTAAAAAGTGGGGCAGAGGCGAAATTGCCTTGAATGTCGGTGGGGATAATTTCGGCAAGGGCTTTCCAACTGCCTACAT
This window of the Candidatus Cloacimonadota bacterium genome carries:
- a CDS encoding nitroreductase family protein; this translates as MDARTFDYLYYKTHGYTDEQIRQESGMSEEELELMEKAMRPILAEIEAERPKAKNIGPEFVKLTRYVYADKSDQQLGISRPDAIKARSGELVALPAVGTLDFRQLSLQDAISKRRSLREFSEESLSAEELSFLLYCSSWARDFRSNERMEITFRNVPSAGSRHPIECFLDIHRVNGIKSGLYYYHPIKHCLILLQEGSDVHQKIFEGCLRQEMVAKAAVN